The Glycine max cultivar Williams 82 chromosome 3, Glycine_max_v4.0, whole genome shotgun sequence sequence attaacacaaataatataaattttattggtaTTCAAAAGGGTTCTatagtaaattatatataacattatctATTTTGTCTTCTGTTGTTCTATCATTTGATGtgtatcaaacataaaaaagagaaatcTTAAAAGTCATTCTAACATCTGGAAAAGATAATAGGCCAGTTTTTGTCGGATTAAAAAACTAACTCTAGTATAAAATaatccaataattatttttagagattaaaaaaagcataaactaaattatgtttgattataatcataaaaattattttttagaaaagaaacAGTTTATTTCATTATAAGGAATTAAACATTGTTTctgattttaatcaaattttaaattcttttaacttCGGgctgttttgaaaaataaaataaacataaaaaagaagaaaattataaataagattCTTTTAAGGGGGAAAAAATACTGTTAAGCAACGGCTTGAATGTTTATGTTATTATAAGAATTGATTGTAtctgattaaattaaatatttaaatatgaaacGTACTCAAGGTCAAAAAATGTCTGTTTCCCATCGACGCGGAGTTATTCTGCCTAAAGCTGGTTTTGACTTGGTAGCCGATTCAGGTGGATTGACAAATAAATTGGCCTAGGGAgtagtatgtatgtatgtatgtttttcttttcttaaaattaaaaaaacagtttGATGCTGTCTGACTTATCATAGTATTAATCAAATACGAGGCTGCTCATCCCGACCCGTTCCATTGCAAGAAACAGAACATGGCCCTTTCAAAAGAACTTATGGGtttttcctcatttttttcTGCTTCCTCCAAAGTGTTTCTGCACAACAAGCATGGCACCTTCTGGGTCAATCCTATCTTGCTTCCTTCGGAAAACCCACGAGTTATGAGGTTGAGGAAGGGTGCAAAGTTTCCGGTGGCAGCTATCAGTGAGGATTTGATAAAGACCACACTGACAGTGCAAGCAGAGAAACCAGTACAATTCAAGGTCAGAGCGGTGGTGACAGTGAGGAATAAAATCAAAGAGGATTTCAAAGAGACTATGTTAAAGCATTTTGATGCCATCAATGATAGGATAGGAACTAGAAATGTTGTGCTGGAGCTTATCAGCACCGAGATTGATCCAAGTAAGCCAGCCTTTCACAACTCACCATtctaatcattttctttttctagctAGGTGTCACAAATTGACCATTTCATAACAGAAAAGtcctttaattttcttctatcaTTTTAATGATTCCTTAGAAACGAAATCTCCAAAGAAGAGCAGCAAAGCAACGCTAAAGGACTGGTCGAAGAAATCCAACGTCAAAGCAGAGAGAGTTAATTACACAACTGAATTCATTGTGGACTCGAATTTTGGAGTCCCTGGAGCTATTACCGTGACAAACAAACACCAAAGAGAGTTCTTCTTGGAAAGTATAACCATCGAAGGGTTTGCCAGTGGAGCAGTTCATTTCCCCTGCAAGTCGTGGGTACAAGGAGAGAGGATATTCTTTTCTAACCAGGTAACTAACTAACCAGTAATTTTCCAACTTGGAAAGGTCAAAGCAATTACTggttaattatatttgaatgcTACAGTAATTTTCCAACTTGGAAAGGTCAAAGCAATTACTggttaattatatttgaatgcTACAGTAATTTTCCAACTTGGAAGGTCAAAGCAATTACTggttaattatatttgaatgcTAATCAGTTGAACAGGCactccattttcttttttattgaaaaatttcaaactttcaatTGTTGACTCTCCTGCTTTGTATTGTAGTTATTTTACATCAAAGAAAAAGTCTTCACCAAAGTCATAAACAAGCAGCTATACCTTTGAAATGAGTTTTGAAAATTCTTATTGACTAATGCTAGGGTTAATTTAAGTTTACGTTTCAACCACCGACAACATAGACACCACCAAATTTAATACAACCACTTAGAAAAAGACAGTACTAGTATTTTATTACATAcaatctttctctttttgtgtgtgtgttaattctggttttaacaaaaaaaaatctgaaattatattatatattatttgatttattttgtcaGACATATTTACCTGGTGATACACCTGCTGGACTTAGAGTATTGAGGGAGAAGGAGCTGATAAATCTTAGAGGTGATGGGAAAGGAGTTAGAAAATTATCTGATAGAATATATGATTTCGATACATACAACGATCTGGGAAATCCAGATGAAGGAGTTGAGCTTACCAGACCAACTCTCGGTGGATCCCAAAACCATCCATACCCAAGACGCTGTCGTACTGGCCGCGCCCCCACTGATACAGGTAACATTAACAACTCAATCACTATGAGAACTGATCATTCACTTTATAATATAGTTCTTAAGGCATTGACTGTGCCAGGATTAGGATTATTATTTCtctatacttttatattttttgatggGTGCGGAGAGAATTGAGTTTTACGTAATACTAGTTACTTGGCATAACAGTAAATTGATGAGTATTACAGATATGCATGCTGAGAGTCGTGTGGAGATGCCACTGCCTATGTACGTACCAAGAGACGAGCAATTCAATGAGTCTAAGCTGAACACATTCGTAATCAAGAGGCTCAAGGCAGTGCTCCATAACTTGATCCCGGGCCTTAAGGCTAGTCTTTCTGCTAATAACCATGACTTCAACAGATTTTCAGACATTGACGACCTTTACAGTgatgaaattttgaataaaattcctTTGCCACAAGTGCTCACAAAGATACAAGATTGCGGCCGGGGACTTCTTAAGTATGACACTCCCAAGATTATTTCCAGTGAGTATCCCGTTGTCTTGTCCTTCTAATTATTAGAATTTTGGCCTGAACTAATTTCACCTACATAACTAAACCTCGCTTATTTACCTCTTTGTTGTAAGATTTCAATTTTAGATCTCATTGTTATATTAACTATTGGCGTGCCTTTATTTATGGAGTATAGagataaaagatatatatgtgGCCAAAACTGCTATATATTGTGTAACTTAAGAGACTTTTTGCCTGCCAACTTACTCTTGGAGTAACTCTAAAAGAGTTGCTCTTGGAGTAAGTGGATCTcctccctatatatatatataggtccgTAAAAGGAGGACTTCCACATCACTGTCAACGGTTCCAAGCCAGATTGGATTAAGCTTCATGATAATTCTTCTACTTAATTCATCGATGATTATAATAAGTGTTTATTAGCATATGTGGgactaatatataattatttttgtaaccaAGGTGTTGTATTTGCTTTTCTGGCTGATTAAACTAATGATCTCGTGTGTTTAATTATCATACAGAGGACAAATTTGCCTGGCTGCGAGATGATGAATTTGCCCGGCAAGCAATAGCAGGAGTCAACCCTGTTAACATTGAGGGGCTTAAAGTTTTCCCACCGGTGAGCAAACTTGACCCGGAAATATATGGCCACCAAGAGTCTGCACTCAAAGAAGAGCATATTCTGGGACAACTTAATGGCATGACCGTGCAACAGGTACCCTcaaaattcttaattaaatgACTAACAATGTCTTGTTTCTAAATCCCATGAGTTCTCTTAAACAATCGGGCCCCTATTACTAACTTTATTCCTTTGAGTTTATCAGGCAATAGTGGAAAATAAGCTGTTTATGATAAATTACCACGATGTCTATGTTCCATTTCTTGACGAGATCAATGCCCTTGATGGTAGAAAATCCTATGCTACCCGCACCATATTTTTCTTGACACCACTTGGCACTCTCAAGCCTATTGCTATAGAACTTAGCCTCGGACCAAGTTCCGGATGGAAACGTGTAGTTACCCCTCCTGTGGATGCAACTACAAATTGGAAGTGGCAGCTTGCCAAAGCTCATGTTTGTGCCAATGACGCTGGTGTGCACCAACTTGTTAACCATTGGTAAGCAAACCCGGAAGC is a genomic window containing:
- the LOC100800065 gene encoding linoleate 13S-lipoxygenase 3-1, chloroplastic — translated: MALSKELMGFSSFFSASSKVFLHNKHGTFWVNPILLPSENPRVMRLRKGAKFPVAAISEDLIKTTLTVQAEKPVQFKVRAVVTVRNKIKEDFKETMLKHFDAINDRIGTRNVVLELISTEIDPKTKSPKKSSKATLKDWSKKSNVKAERVNYTTEFIVDSNFGVPGAITVTNKHQREFFLESITIEGFASGAVHFPCKSWVQGERIFFSNQTYLPGDTPAGLRVLREKELINLRGDGKGVRKLSDRIYDFDTYNDLGNPDEGVELTRPTLGGSQNHPYPRRCRTGRAPTDTDMHAESRVEMPLPMYVPRDEQFNESKLNTFVIKRLKAVLHNLIPGLKASLSANNHDFNRFSDIDDLYSDEILNKIPLPQVLTKIQDCGRGLLKYDTPKIISKDKFAWLRDDEFARQAIAGVNPVNIEGLKVFPPVSKLDPEIYGHQESALKEEHILGQLNGMTVQQAIVENKLFMINYHDVYVPFLDEINALDGRKSYATRTIFFLTPLGTLKPIAIELSLGPSSGWKRVVTPPVDATTNWKWQLAKAHVCANDAGVHQLVNHWLRTHACMEPFILSAHRQLSAMHPVFKLLDPHMRYTLDINALARQKLINADGIIESCFTPGRYCMEISCAAYKNLWRFDMEGLPADLIRRGMAVPDPTQPNGVKLLIEDYPYATDGLLIWSAIENWVRTYVNHYYHHSNSSLICNDKELQAWYSESINVGHADLRHERWWPTLNNSEDLVSILTTLIWTVSAQHAAINFGQYPYGGYVPNRPPLMRRLIPEAEVESTSTEYANFLADPQKFFLNALPSVLQATKYMAIVDILSTHSSDEEYLGERRHSSIWSGDAEIIQAFYSFSTEIRRIENEIEKRNRDPTLRNRCGAGVLPYELLAPTSQPGVTCRGIPNSVST